AAGAAACTGTACAACTTGAAGCTGGgagaatagaaaaataaaaatgttctaagATGAATCAAAACAACCTTAAACAACTTTAAAACATGCATGTATCCTTGTGCTACCAGAAGTTTATGGCTAAATAGCAAACATTGTCCCCCTTCTTTGAAAAACTTTGGGGTAGCATGAACAAAAGCATACTGCAAATCCAGATCTTCTGTAAAAGGGAAACATTTAGTCTAAGCTTACAGAAGTTGGGCTTCTCCATGGGTGCCAAATACACTGACTCATTTCAATTCACACTGGCAGTGATGATTGCAACACCCCTAGTGTCAGATTAAGGACATCAAGCCCTTCagtcatcatcctcatcatcatcctcttcatcatcctcctcctcctcgtcatcttcatcgtcatcatcatcccTAGATTTTGCTTTGCTTGCAGACATCCCACCACCCACTTTCCCCTTGCTCTTGTAATCTGCCATATCCTGAGTAAAGAAAGTATCACTGGTTGGAAACAAACACTGAATAATCTATACTAAGAGCAGATTCATTTTCATAATACACTTGCTAATGTGCCATCATTTTGCTAGGTTCCTTTACTGTAGTCACAAACAAACATTACCTTCTGGTATTTGTCCTTGAGTTTGTTGGCTTTTGAAAGGAAGGGTTGCTTCTCAGAGTCCGATAGATTGTTCCACATCTCACCAAGCTTCTTTGCCACATCACCGATGCCCATGCTGGGATGCTGGGCTTTGATACCGGGCCTGTGCTCAGAGCAGAACAGGAAAAATCCAGACCTACAtggacccaaaaaaaaaaaagagaatttaaaTATTGCAACACAACAGCATTTAGGTTGTATATTAAAAAGGTCATTTTGTTAAATAGCAAAGCCATCCTAAAGACTAGTAGGAGTACACATACGGTGGCCTCCTTGGTGCACAGGGGTCCTTCTTCATTTTTCTGCCCCTTTTGCCAGGATTGTAGGTCATCATTTCTTGGTCATATCGAACCTTATCCTGCTTGGCCATCTCTTCAAACTTAGTCTTCTCTTTTGGAGACATAACCTGAAATAGGCAGCAGGATGAGATGTCTCTTtgcttaaaaagaaaataatcactCCCTTAAAGCAAGAAACCAGTGATTACACATTTAAAGTGAGGGGAGATTAGCTGTGAGTACTTATGGcttaaaattaacatttaatggCCACAAAATTAATACACTAAGTGGTcttgtttgtccatatagttatGGTGACAGGAAACAGTCATGagtaaaacaatatttattgcCACAGAGAGGCATACTATAAAGGGTATGCTCAACAGGGTCAATTTATTAGCCTTTATAACCTATATTCTGAAATGCAAAACCAAAAAGGTAAATACATTAATGCAACTGCAAACCTCATTACAGTTCTGCTGCAGCAACTTATGAGTTTGTACAATCAGATACATACTGGTTTAACATTTCTAAACAAACACTTAATACCACAATAAATATGAATGCTGTCTGCTTTGCATAACTGAAATTACttgtaaatttatttaaaaacattataaaacgAGCTTTTCACCAAGGTCAGAGCCTACTCACTTTCCATCTCTCTGAACACTTCTTGGAGAATTCTGAAAAATTCACAGAAACCCCAGGGTTCTTCTTGTTGTGCTCCTCACGACAGGTCTTCACAAAGTAGGCATAAGCAGACATTTTGCCTTTTGGCTTTGCTGGGTCACCTTTTGCCATCCTGGAGGCTGGATGACTTAACTTTAGAAAAAGAGAACACTCCTAAAAAGGAAAAgcaataatacagtaaatacactgatcaggaaTCTATTCATTCAAGGGAATACCTGAATTTAATTTGAGATTTGACAATCTGTACATGCACTGTGTAATTCATTGGTGggggaaatgaataaataaataaaaagagaccCCCAGGGGctgaaaattataaataaaataaatgccaaaaaaaaaaaattaatttcaggATGATACAACTTGCATAAATTTTAGAAAAGCAAATCATAAGGAACCATGTGCATGTATGCCTCTGGGGAACATGAGAGCTAGTCAATAACAATGACTTCATCGTCCACTCCTACCAAACATCAGTAAAGGCAGCTTTGGCCAACAGAGGAGATCTGTGCAAATCTCCAAGGAATCACCCCTCTTTTTATGAATGAGGAATGGCAGACCTACCAATTCTGGTGGGGTTTGAACATGTCCCACTAGAAAATGTCAGGCCCTCATGCCTTAGTCAGAGAATGTTTGAAGATTTAGGCAAAAATAAGCACACCAGTAGCCAGCTGAAAGTCACATGGTAGGGCTCTGGCTCCTCTTGGGTTCCTTTACACAAAGGAGCAGATACCTGGTGCTCAACTGTTCCCCTTCTACAACCCTGTACAGTACACCTTGAGTAAAAGATCATCATCTCCTCCATGCTCTTAAAACTGTGCTGAAAAACAACCACCATGACCGCATGAATGGATGTGCCCTTCTGAAGTACTTAGTTTACTGGATCTACTCAGTGGGCTGCAGGTGCTGCCTCATGCCACAAGTAAGAGTCAAACCTTACCAAACCCACAGGGAACCCACATTTACAGAAGTCAGAGGGAAGAAGCCATCATACCATCAACATTAACaaacattatttctgtttaattcCTGATAgatttatattgatatatttactATAACCTTTGACTTAAAAAGGCTTAGCatatacaaaaacaatttacaaGCATACAACACagggaagaaaaacaaagactACAAACTGACCAGCTAAACACCAAGGACACTTGAGGTGAGTACAGGGAATTATTCATCTtccattttgtaaaataaactaattaaagCATTTGATCAAAATACAACATAATTGGATTTCCTTCTCCCAAATTTGGAGGATAAACTTTGCtgggtgggggaaaaaaataaataaataaatacaataaaaaaatagactgagcatgtaaacaatatttatatataaaaaaatagagcgagagagagagagagagagagagagatctcgcACCCCTCCCTCCCCCTTCTGTAGCACAGGAGCGACGCTACAATAGGACTCCATTCATTAAAATGGCCTCTCGGCTACAGAAGGCAGCTTAAGCTAACAAAGCCTCTCACACACGAAGAGCACAACACGAAGGTCTTCGTAGTTTTTCTTGCGCGTTTTGTTAATTTAATTAACGTCCAAGAGGTCTAAACTCATCATATGCAAGTTAAAATACAGAAACTTTTAAACTCCGCAGTCTCTAACAAAAGCAGAGGAAACCAGCCATGACCAGCAAGAGGCTTTCAGGCGCctcgtttagtttttttttttttttttttttttttaagaaaatgacGGGAAAATATACAATGCAAAATTCTGATATTAAAACTGAGAAAACctcataaaaaattaaaatacgaTACATATCTATTTAATTCCATCGTTATTACTTTGCGTGAGGCAAGTGTTTTAGGTGCCCGGCCATTTTAAACACACGTCGGACAAAACGGTGTAGTTTTCCGAGTGTAACGGAAACATTCAACTCGCAGTAGATGAATAAAATGGCATTACAAGTACACAAGTGGTGCA
This Silurus meridionalis isolate SWU-2019-XX chromosome 15, ASM1480568v1, whole genome shotgun sequence DNA region includes the following protein-coding sequences:
- the hmgb3b gene encoding high mobility group protein B3b, producing MAKGDPAKPKGKMSAYAYFVKTCREEHNKKNPGVSVNFSEFSKKCSERWKVMSPKEKTKFEEMAKQDKVRYDQEMMTYNPGKRGRKMKKDPCAPRRPPSGFFLFCSEHRPGIKAQHPSMGIGDVAKKLGEMWNNLSDSEKQPFLSKANKLKDKYQKDMADYKSKGKVGGGMSASKAKSRDDDDDEDDEEEEDDEEDDDEDDD